From Streptomyces sp. NBC_00775, one genomic window encodes:
- a CDS encoding TDT family transporter yields the protein MVTAAQPLTLRKAGTPRTSGTPRAVAVRHLGPNWYASVMGTAIVATAGAGLPGDVPGLRTVCTAVWALSLAVLVTLLAARALHWTHHRDQARAHLLDPAMAPFYGCLSMALLAVGGGALVVGQDWIGTGAAVALDAVLFTAGTVVGLVAAVAVPYLMVVRHRIEPGQATPVWLLPLVAPMVSAALGPLLVPHLPSGQAQETLLLACVAMFGLSLLATFVMLPVIFARLITGGPLPLALTPTLFLVLGPLGQSTTAVGKFADFAPGVVPAPYDQGFGMLTVLYGVPVMGFALLWLGLATAMVLRARRRGMGFAMTWWAFTFPVGTCVTGAEGLARHTGLVAFDGLAVALYVLLVAAWSVAAFRTARGLLSGELLAAPR from the coding sequence ATGGTCACCGCAGCCCAGCCCCTCACCCTCCGCAAGGCCGGAACCCCCCGCACCTCGGGAACCCCTCGCGCCGTCGCCGTCCGGCACCTCGGCCCCAACTGGTACGCCTCGGTGATGGGCACCGCGATCGTGGCCACGGCGGGCGCCGGACTCCCCGGGGACGTTCCGGGCCTGCGAACCGTCTGCACCGCCGTATGGGCGCTCTCACTCGCGGTGCTCGTGACCCTGCTCGCCGCCCGCGCGCTGCACTGGACGCACCACCGCGACCAGGCCCGCGCCCACCTCCTCGACCCGGCCATGGCCCCCTTCTACGGCTGCCTCTCCATGGCCCTGCTGGCCGTCGGCGGCGGCGCCCTGGTCGTGGGCCAGGACTGGATCGGAACCGGGGCGGCCGTCGCCCTGGACGCCGTCCTGTTCACCGCCGGTACGGTCGTCGGGCTCGTCGCCGCCGTGGCCGTGCCGTACCTCATGGTCGTACGCCATCGGATCGAGCCCGGCCAGGCGACACCGGTCTGGCTGCTCCCGCTCGTCGCGCCCATGGTCTCGGCCGCCCTCGGCCCCCTCCTCGTCCCCCATCTGCCTTCCGGACAGGCCCAGGAGACTCTCCTCCTTGCCTGTGTCGCGATGTTCGGACTGAGCCTGCTGGCCACCTTCGTGATGCTGCCGGTGATCTTCGCCCGGCTCATCACCGGGGGGCCGCTGCCGCTCGCGCTCACCCCGACCCTGTTCCTCGTGCTCGGCCCGCTGGGCCAATCGACCACCGCCGTCGGCAAGTTCGCGGACTTCGCGCCGGGCGTGGTGCCCGCCCCGTACGACCAGGGGTTCGGCATGCTCACCGTCCTCTATGGCGTCCCCGTGATGGGCTTCGCGCTGCTCTGGCTGGGGCTGGCCACCGCGATGGTGCTGCGGGCCCGCCGCCGGGGCATGGGTTTCGCGATGACCTGGTGGGCGTTCACGTTCCCGGTGGGGACCTGTGTGACCGGCGCCGAGGGGCTGGCCCGGCACACCGGCCTGGTCGCCTTCGACGGGCTGGCGGTCGCCCTGTACGTGCTGCTGGTGGCCGCCTGGTCCGTGGCCGCCTTCCGCACGGCACGCGGCCTGCTCAGTGGTGAGCTGCTCGCAGCGCCTCGATGA
- a CDS encoding LysR family transcriptional regulator yields MELLLAVARLGSLGRAARELGITQPAASSRIRSMERQLGVALVDRSPRGSRLTDAGALVTDWARRVVEAAEAFDAGAQALRDRRDSRLRVAASMTIAEYLLPGWLIALRAQRPDTAVSLLAGNSAVVAERLLAGEADLGFVEGLSVPAGLDSTVIAHDRLIVVTSPGHRWARRRAPLSAAELAATPLILREEGSGTRQVLDTALGGLARPLIELSSTTAVKASAVSGAGPAVLSELALGEELSAHRLVNIPLADVQLARSLRAVWPTGHRPTGPARDLLSLTRGM; encoded by the coding sequence ATGGAGCTGTTGCTGGCCGTGGCGCGCCTCGGGAGTCTGGGGCGGGCCGCGCGCGAACTGGGGATCACCCAGCCGGCGGCCAGCAGCCGGATCCGCTCCATGGAACGGCAGCTGGGAGTGGCCCTCGTCGACCGGTCGCCGCGCGGGTCGCGGCTCACCGACGCGGGGGCGCTGGTCACGGACTGGGCGCGGCGGGTGGTGGAGGCGGCCGAGGCGTTCGACGCGGGGGCGCAGGCGTTGCGGGACCGGCGGGACTCGCGGCTTCGGGTCGCCGCGAGCATGACCATCGCCGAGTATCTGCTCCCGGGCTGGCTGATCGCGTTGCGCGCGCAGCGGCCCGACACGGCGGTGTCGCTGCTCGCCGGGAACTCGGCCGTCGTCGCGGAACGGCTCCTCGCCGGTGAGGCGGATCTGGGCTTCGTCGAGGGGTTGTCGGTTCCGGCGGGTCTGGACTCGACGGTGATCGCCCACGACCGGCTGATCGTGGTGACGTCACCCGGACATCGCTGGGCGCGTCGCCGGGCGCCCCTGTCCGCCGCCGAGCTGGCGGCTACGCCGCTCATCCTCCGGGAGGAGGGGTCGGGTACGCGTCAGGTCCTCGACACCGCGCTGGGTGGCCTTGCCCGGCCTCTCATCGAGCTCTCCTCGACCACGGCGGTCAAGGCCTCCGCGGTCAGTGGCGCCGGGCCCGCCGTCCTGAGCGAGCTGGCACTCGGCGAGGAACTCTCGGCCCACCGTCTGGTGAACATCCCCCTCGCCGACGTCCAACTCGCCCGCTCCCTCCGCGCCGTCTGGCCAACGGGCCATCGCCCCACGGGCCCGGCCCGAGACCTACTGTCGCTGACGCGGGGCATGTAG
- a CDS encoding gamma-glutamyl-gamma-aminobutyrate hydrolase family protein — protein sequence MGRPLIGVSTYLESGARWGVWELEAALLPAGYPRLVQRAGGLAVMLPPDDPAQAAATVARLDGVVVAGGPDVDPVRYGAERSPRTGPAAPERDVWELALIRAALASGTPLLGICRGLQLLNVALGGTLVQHIDGHVKDAGVFGHHEVTPVPGSLYAGVVPEVTAVPTYHHQAVERLGDGLRASAHAADGTVEAIELPGSSWVLGVQWHPEAGEDLRVMRALIESA from the coding sequence GTGGGCAGGCCGCTGATCGGTGTGAGTACGTATCTGGAGTCCGGGGCGCGCTGGGGGGTGTGGGAGCTGGAGGCGGCGCTGCTGCCGGCCGGTTATCCGCGGCTCGTGCAGCGGGCGGGCGGGCTCGCCGTGATGCTGCCGCCGGACGACCCGGCACAGGCGGCCGCGACCGTCGCCCGCCTCGACGGGGTGGTCGTCGCGGGCGGCCCCGACGTCGACCCCGTCCGCTACGGCGCCGAGCGTTCCCCGCGTACGGGGCCGGCCGCGCCCGAGCGTGACGTCTGGGAACTCGCCCTGATCCGGGCCGCGTTGGCCTCCGGCACGCCGCTGCTCGGGATCTGCCGGGGCCTGCAACTCCTCAACGTCGCCCTGGGCGGCACGCTCGTCCAGCACATCGACGGGCATGTGAAGGATGCCGGTGTCTTCGGGCACCACGAGGTGACGCCCGTGCCGGGAAGCCTGTACGCCGGTGTCGTCCCGGAGGTGACCGCCGTGCCCACGTACCACCATCAGGCGGTGGAGCGTCTCGGCGATGGCCTGCGGGCCTCGGCCCATGCGGCGGACGGGACGGTGGAGGCGATCGAACTCCCCGGCTCCTCGTGGGTGTTGGGGGTCCAATGGCATCCGGAGGCGGGCGAGGACCTGCGCGTCATGCGGGCCCTGATCGAGTCTGCGTAA
- a CDS encoding class I SAM-dependent methyltransferase, with amino-acid sequence MSGTSGYAFDNTSELAGGRFDALETCYDPVTFARLADLGVGPGMRCLELGGGGGSVAGWLADRVGPTGSVLVTDLEPRWMDGLPGRANLRVVRHDIGAEELPEGDFDLIHARLVLLHVPERGAALDRLVRALRPGGLLVLDEFDCGWIPVLASPSPESAALFERMHDAVMGIITAAGADMRWGAHAYAALCRAGLTEVASATYAESWRGGSSGTRLHQVNIRQLAGRLVEKGLTEEQLADCMRLLDDPDFAVNSYPLITTWGVRP; translated from the coding sequence ATGTCCGGTACCTCCGGTTATGCCTTCGACAACACCTCCGAGCTCGCCGGCGGGCGCTTCGACGCCCTGGAGACCTGCTACGACCCGGTGACCTTCGCCCGCCTCGCCGACCTGGGCGTCGGTCCCGGGATGCGCTGCCTGGAGCTGGGCGGAGGCGGCGGCTCCGTCGCCGGCTGGCTCGCCGACCGGGTCGGCCCGACCGGCTCCGTCCTCGTCACCGACCTCGAACCACGCTGGATGGACGGCCTCCCCGGACGCGCCAACCTGCGCGTCGTACGGCACGACATCGGCGCGGAAGAGCTCCCGGAGGGCGACTTCGACCTGATCCACGCCCGGCTCGTGCTGCTCCACGTGCCCGAACGCGGGGCGGCCCTCGACCGGCTGGTGCGGGCGCTGCGCCCCGGCGGTCTGCTCGTCCTTGACGAGTTCGACTGCGGCTGGATCCCCGTGCTCGCGTCCCCCTCGCCCGAGTCGGCCGCACTGTTCGAGAGGATGCACGACGCGGTGATGGGCATCATCACGGCGGCCGGCGCCGACATGCGCTGGGGCGCGCATGCCTACGCGGCGCTGTGCCGGGCGGGTCTGACCGAGGTGGCGTCCGCCACGTACGCCGAGTCCTGGCGCGGCGGCTCGTCCGGCACCCGTCTGCACCAGGTCAACATCCGCCAGTTGGCCGGCCGCCTGGTCGAGAAGGGCCTGACCGAGGAGCAGCTGGCCGACTGCATGCGGCTCCTCGACGACCCCGACTTCGCCGTCAACTCCTATCCGCTGATCACGACTTGGGGCGTACGGCCGTGA
- a CDS encoding tetratricopeptide repeat protein: protein MSSESAPSTDVLGSAQRALAAAQWGDHDAKARLDELRGPLAALAEAGDLEARSLLGGVALEYDEDAVTALLHFTLAAEQGHPAGQRGLGHLLATGRGTQRDPQRAERLFTLAAEAGDSHAMFNLAMMHLMDTATDHMSPQAVMTLLMTAAEQDVPEAAGVLGEWFSELGREVDALTWYERAAEGGHGPSMFATAVRYRDAVGTDRDAVRSLTWFLMMLHVGNGDGIHESHQLVSDMSDQQIRDAARRAHSPEWAEALINSRHQ, encoded by the coding sequence ATGTCTTCCGAATCCGCCCCTTCAACCGACGTCCTGGGCAGCGCTCAACGGGCTCTGGCCGCTGCTCAGTGGGGGGACCATGATGCGAAGGCAAGGCTCGATGAGCTACGGGGGCCACTCGCTGCGCTGGCGGAGGCGGGCGATCTGGAAGCGCGAAGCCTCTTGGGTGGCGTCGCGCTGGAGTACGACGAAGACGCTGTGACGGCGTTGCTGCATTTCACACTCGCGGCTGAGCAGGGCCATCCTGCCGGGCAGCGCGGTCTGGGCCACTTGTTGGCGACAGGCCGCGGTACGCAGCGCGACCCGCAGCGTGCGGAGCGGCTCTTCACCTTGGCGGCCGAGGCAGGTGACAGCCACGCCATGTTCAACCTGGCGATGATGCACCTCATGGACACGGCGACTGATCATATGAGCCCGCAGGCAGTGATGACGTTGCTGATGACAGCAGCGGAGCAGGACGTGCCGGAGGCTGCCGGCGTACTCGGCGAGTGGTTCAGCGAGCTCGGCCGTGAGGTTGACGCACTGACCTGGTACGAGCGGGCGGCAGAGGGCGGACATGGGCCTTCGATGTTCGCCACCGCTGTCCGCTACCGGGACGCGGTCGGTACGGACAGAGACGCGGTTCGCTCACTGACCTGGTTCTTGATGATGCTCCACGTCGGCAACGGAGACGGCATACATGAGTCGCACCAGCTCGTCTCAGACATGAGCGACCAACAGATCAGAGATGCGGCACGTCGGGCCCATTCACCTGAGTGGGCGGAAGCGTTGATCAATTCGCGGCACCAATAG
- a CDS encoding helix-turn-helix domain-containing protein produces MGDHKEQPLRVGAAVRRRRRALELTLAVVAERSGLSVPFLSQVENERARPSKSSLERVADALGTTAVELLAAADPACSVDVVRADAGAEFTPEAQVRPLVRGHHQLHATEFTGDHDEGRELQHRNDKLMYVADGAVEVEAEGRAHRLGRGDTLYLTGGVRHRWRATVPDTRVIVVEVADHIDAVEDRHGFGRR; encoded by the coding sequence ATGGGCGACCACAAAGAACAGCCCCTTCGGGTGGGCGCGGCCGTCCGGCGGCGGCGCCGGGCACTGGAGCTCACGCTCGCCGTCGTGGCCGAGCGCAGCGGCCTGTCGGTCCCCTTTCTCAGCCAGGTCGAGAACGAGCGGGCCCGGCCCAGCAAGAGCTCCCTGGAGAGAGTCGCCGACGCCCTCGGCACCACCGCCGTGGAACTGCTCGCCGCGGCCGACCCGGCGTGCAGCGTCGACGTCGTGCGCGCCGACGCCGGTGCCGAGTTCACCCCCGAAGCCCAAGTGCGCCCCCTGGTGCGCGGTCACCACCAGCTGCACGCCACCGAGTTCACCGGTGACCACGACGAGGGGCGCGAACTCCAGCACCGCAACGACAAGTTGATGTACGTCGCCGACGGCGCCGTCGAGGTCGAGGCGGAGGGCCGCGCCCATCGGCTCGGGCGCGGCGACACGCTGTATCTGACGGGCGGTGTACGCCATCGGTGGCGGGCGACCGTCCCGGACACCCGGGTCATCGTGGTCGAGGTCGCCGACCACATCGACGCGGTGGAGGACCGGCACGGCTTCGGCAGACGCTGA
- a CDS encoding FadR/GntR family transcriptional regulator, whose amino-acid sequence MTQAGPDSGPASGPGSGPGSLGDGLTPVLRPVRAGNGFEEALEQILQVVRLGLVPGGERLPAERELAERLGISRVTLREVLKVLQDQGLVESRRGRYGGTFVVPRTDAPGEQELRRRVAEVDIEDVLRFREVLEVGAAGLCAAHGLDDDQADRLREALARTHDAPLADYRRLDTMLHLTLAELCGSPSLTAQYAAVRASVNDLLDCIPLLVRNLEHSQRQHTALVEAVLDGDADGAREMMREHCAGTAALLRGFLT is encoded by the coding sequence ATGACGCAGGCGGGTCCTGACAGTGGTCCGGCGAGCGGTCCGGGGAGCGGTCCGGGAAGCTTGGGCGACGGGCTGACGCCGGTGCTGCGCCCGGTGCGGGCGGGCAACGGTTTCGAGGAAGCCCTGGAGCAGATCCTCCAGGTCGTCCGGCTCGGCCTGGTGCCGGGCGGCGAACGGCTGCCCGCCGAGCGGGAGTTGGCGGAGCGGCTCGGGATCAGCCGGGTGACGCTGCGCGAGGTGCTGAAGGTGCTCCAGGACCAGGGCCTGGTCGAGTCGCGGCGCGGCAGGTACGGCGGGACCTTCGTGGTGCCGAGGACCGACGCGCCCGGCGAGCAGGAGCTGCGGCGGCGGGTCGCCGAGGTCGACATCGAGGACGTGCTGCGCTTCCGCGAGGTGCTGGAGGTGGGCGCGGCGGGACTGTGCGCCGCACACGGGCTCGACGACGACCAGGCCGACCGGCTGCGTGAGGCGCTCGCCCGCACCCACGACGCGCCGCTGGCCGACTACCGGCGCCTGGACACGATGCTCCACCTCACCCTCGCGGAACTGTGCGGCTCCCCGTCGCTGACGGCCCAGTACGCGGCCGTCCGTGCCTCCGTCAACGACCTCCTCGACTGCATCCCCCTTTTGGTACGGAACCTGGAGCATTCCCAGCGGCAGCACACCGCGCTGGTCGAGGCGGTGCTCGACGGGGACGCGGACGGGGCGCGGGAGATGATGCGGGAGCACTGTGCGGGAACGGCGGCGCTGCTGCGGGGGTTCCTGACGTGA
- a CDS encoding helical backbone metal receptor — protein MPSLTEAVAVSVPGALVGATDWCSHPADLDVVRIGGTKNPGVDRIVRLAPDLVVANEEENREPDLTALREAGIEVLVTEVRDVPGAFRELARVLDACGAGSRPRWLDEAETAWSELPAPDRRTTAIVPVWRRPWMVLGRDTFAGDVLARLGVDNVYAHHEDRYPRIPLPELRATAPDLVVLPDEPYRFTADDGPEAFEGMPCALVDGRRLTWYGPSLAQAPRVLGEALRAAHRWM, from the coding sequence GTGCCCTCACTCACCGAGGCCGTGGCCGTCTCCGTCCCCGGGGCCCTGGTCGGCGCGACGGACTGGTGCAGCCATCCCGCGGACCTCGATGTCGTACGGATCGGGGGCACCAAGAATCCCGGGGTCGACCGGATCGTGCGGCTCGCGCCCGATCTGGTCGTCGCCAACGAGGAGGAGAACCGCGAGCCCGATCTGACCGCCCTGCGGGAGGCGGGAATCGAGGTGCTGGTCACCGAGGTGCGGGATGTGCCGGGAGCCTTCCGCGAGCTGGCGCGGGTGCTGGACGCGTGCGGCGCGGGCAGCCGGCCGCGCTGGCTCGACGAGGCGGAGACGGCGTGGTCGGAGCTGCCCGCTCCCGACCGCCGCACGACCGCGATCGTGCCGGTCTGGCGGCGGCCCTGGATGGTCCTGGGCCGGGACACCTTCGCCGGGGACGTGCTGGCCCGGCTGGGCGTGGACAACGTGTACGCGCACCACGAGGACCGCTACCCCCGCATCCCGCTCCCCGAACTCAGGGCCACGGCCCCGGACCTCGTCGTCCTGCCCGACGAGCCGTACCGCTTCACCGCCGACGACGGACCCGAAGCCTTCGAGGGCATGCCCTGCGCGCTCGTCGACGGCCGCCGACTCACCTGGTACGGGCCGTCGTTGGCGCAAGCGCCCCGGGTGCTCGGCGAGGCGCTGCGAGCAGCGCATCGCTGGATGTAG
- a CDS encoding ABC transporter permease/substrate binding protein: protein MPRIPFGDWVNSAVDWLLGHMAWLFDFFKTVFQGTYDGIDAVLQAPEPLLLAGVFAVIAFWLRGTSAGVLAFVGFAFIDSLELWEDAMVTLSLVLVATLIALVVSVPVGIWAARSDRVSGIVRPVLDFMQTLPAMIYLIPAILFFGTGAPAGIVATLIFALAPGVRMTELGIRQVDKELVEAAEAFGTTPRDTLLRIQLPLALPTVMAGVNQVIMLGLSMAAIAGMVGTGGLGGDVNEAIGQLNVGLGSEAGVAIVILAIYLDRMTSALGTQVSPLGRRAAARLRAAQGLKIWSYRPRPAVAMAGVVVLALVAGGMGIFGGTNATSTAADGANVGQGKKVTIGYIPWDEGVASTFLWKEVLEERGFQVDTRQFDAGPLYTSLAQGDIDFQTDSWLPTTHEQYWKKYGSKLDDLGSWYGPTSLELSVPAYMKGIDSLDDLKGQASKFGGKITGIEPSAGMMSLLKSKVLKEYGLDKEYKVVDSSTPAMLAELKRAYAKQEPVVVTLWSPHWAYSDYKLKKLKDPKGAWGKGDGVHTLARKGFAQDNPVVGQWLKNFKMTEKQLTGLEAEINKAGKGKQQDAVRAWLKKNPGVVEKLAPVKSTATSAEAKRPLDVAWFPWDEDVAVTYLWKNVLARRGYTLNLKQMDVGPVYTGLASGDLDLNFDAWLPYAQSNYWDQHKDDLKDLGTWYQPTSLEIAVPSYVKDVKSLADLKGKGSTFDGKIIGIEPGTGEMNLLKKKVLPGYGLDKEYKVVDGSTPAMLAELKRAYAKKQPVAVVLWSPHWAYSEYKLTKLADDKKLFGEGNTIRTISSKKFPSQYPQLTKWIKNFRMSEAELGSLESEIKQRGQGHEEDAVAAWLKEHPDMVERMTPQ, encoded by the coding sequence GTGCCTAGGATCCCCTTCGGCGACTGGGTCAACAGCGCCGTCGACTGGCTGCTGGGCCACATGGCCTGGCTCTTCGACTTCTTCAAGACGGTCTTCCAGGGCACGTACGACGGCATCGACGCCGTCCTTCAGGCTCCCGAGCCGCTGCTCCTCGCGGGCGTCTTCGCCGTCATCGCGTTCTGGCTGCGCGGCACCTCCGCCGGTGTCCTCGCCTTCGTGGGCTTCGCCTTCATCGACTCCCTCGAACTGTGGGAGGACGCGATGGTGACCCTCTCGCTCGTCCTCGTGGCGACCCTCATCGCGCTGGTCGTCTCCGTGCCCGTGGGCATCTGGGCGGCGCGCTCCGACCGGGTCAGCGGGATCGTCCGGCCGGTCCTCGACTTCATGCAGACGCTGCCCGCGATGATCTACCTCATCCCGGCCATCCTGTTCTTCGGCACGGGTGCCCCGGCGGGCATCGTGGCCACCCTGATCTTCGCGCTGGCACCCGGCGTCCGCATGACCGAGCTGGGCATCCGCCAGGTCGACAAGGAGCTCGTCGAAGCCGCCGAGGCGTTCGGCACCACACCCCGCGACACCCTGCTGCGCATCCAGCTGCCGCTCGCGCTGCCCACCGTCATGGCCGGCGTCAACCAGGTCATCATGCTGGGCCTGTCCATGGCCGCCATCGCGGGCATGGTCGGCACCGGCGGCCTCGGCGGCGACGTCAACGAGGCCATCGGCCAGCTGAACGTCGGCCTCGGCTCCGAAGCCGGCGTCGCCATCGTCATCCTGGCCATCTACCTCGACCGCATGACCAGCGCCCTGGGCACCCAGGTCTCCCCGCTCGGCCGCCGCGCCGCCGCCAGACTGCGCGCCGCGCAGGGCCTGAAGATCTGGTCCTACCGCCCCCGGCCCGCCGTGGCCATGGCGGGCGTCGTCGTGCTCGCCCTTGTCGCGGGCGGCATGGGCATCTTCGGCGGCACGAACGCGACGTCCACCGCGGCCGACGGCGCGAACGTCGGCCAGGGCAAGAAGGTCACCATCGGCTACATCCCGTGGGACGAGGGCGTCGCCTCCACCTTCCTGTGGAAGGAGGTCCTGGAGGAACGCGGTTTCCAGGTCGACACCAGGCAGTTCGACGCGGGCCCGCTGTACACCTCCCTCGCCCAGGGCGACATCGACTTCCAGACGGACTCCTGGCTGCCGACCACGCACGAGCAGTACTGGAAGAAGTACGGCAGCAAACTCGACGACCTGGGCTCCTGGTACGGCCCCACCTCGCTGGAGCTGAGCGTGCCCGCGTACATGAAGGGCATCGACTCCCTGGACGACCTCAAGGGCCAGGCGTCCAAGTTCGGCGGCAAGATCACCGGCATCGAGCCCAGCGCCGGAATGATGAGCCTGCTCAAGAGCAAGGTGCTCAAGGAGTACGGCCTCGACAAGGAGTACAAGGTCGTCGACAGCTCCACGCCCGCCATGCTGGCCGAGCTGAAGCGCGCGTACGCCAAGCAGGAGCCCGTCGTCGTCACCCTCTGGTCGCCGCACTGGGCGTACAGCGACTACAAGCTGAAGAAGCTCAAGGACCCCAAGGGCGCCTGGGGCAAGGGCGACGGAGTACACACGCTCGCCCGCAAGGGCTTCGCCCAGGACAACCCGGTCGTCGGACAGTGGCTCAAGAACTTCAAGATGACCGAGAAGCAGCTCACCGGCCTTGAGGCGGAGATCAACAAGGCGGGCAAGGGCAAGCAGCAGGACGCCGTGCGCGCCTGGCTGAAGAAGAACCCCGGCGTCGTCGAGAAGCTCGCCCCGGTCAAGAGCACCGCCACCAGTGCCGAGGCCAAGCGTCCGCTGGACGTCGCCTGGTTCCCCTGGGACGAGGACGTCGCCGTCACCTACCTGTGGAAGAACGTCCTCGCCCGGCGCGGCTACACGCTCAACCTCAAGCAGATGGACGTCGGCCCCGTCTACACGGGACTGGCCTCCGGCGACCTCGACCTCAACTTCGACGCGTGGCTGCCGTACGCCCAGTCCAACTACTGGGACCAGCACAAGGACGACCTGAAGGACCTCGGCACCTGGTACCAGCCGACCTCCCTGGAGATCGCCGTGCCCTCGTACGTGAAGGACGTCAAGTCCCTCGCGGACCTCAAGGGCAAGGGCAGCACCTTCGACGGGAAGATCATCGGTATCGAGCCGGGTACCGGCGAGATGAACCTCCTCAAGAAGAAGGTGCTGCCGGGCTACGGCCTGGACAAGGAGTACAAGGTCGTCGACGGCTCCACGCCCGCGATGCTCGCCGAGCTGAAGCGCGCGTACGCCAAGAAGCAGCCGGTCGCCGTCGTTCTGTGGTCCCCGCACTGGGCCTACAGCGAGTACAAGCTCACCAAGCTCGCCGACGACAAGAAGCTGTTCGGCGAGGGCAACACGATCCGGACCATCTCCAGCAAGAAGTTCCCGAGCCAGTATCCGCAGCTCACCAAGTGGATCAAGAACTTCAGGATGAGCGAGGCCGAACTCGGCAGCCTGGAGAGCGAGATCAAGCAGCGCGGGCAGGGGCACGAGGAGGACGCCGTCGCCGCGTGGCTGAAGGAGCACCCGGACATGGTGGAGCGGATGACTCCGCAGTAG
- a CDS encoding quaternary amine ABC transporter ATP-binding protein, which yields MSSRLEAEHLYKVFGRRPGEAVERLRQGADREELRADGATAAVIDASFTVEPGQIFVVMGLSGSGKSTLLRMLNGLLEPTAGQVRFDGQDLTALSARELREVRSKKISMVFQHFALFPHRSVLENAAYGLEVQGVPSAERKERATRALELAGLAGWEKSWPDELSGGMQQRVGLARALATDADLLLMDESFSALDPLIRRDMQDQLIELQKKLKKTIVFITHDLNEAMRLGDRIAVMRDGRIVQTGSAEDILVRPANDYVASFTQDVDRSRVLTADAVMDTDVRGDEADCACETATPDTSFVDLCAISARLTHPVAVLDERRELVGVVPRQRLVAFLGDERETPAGCASPRNEAVKAGA from the coding sequence GTGTCATCCAGGCTTGAGGCCGAGCATCTCTACAAGGTGTTCGGGAGACGACCGGGCGAGGCCGTGGAGCGGCTCCGGCAGGGGGCCGACCGCGAGGAGCTGCGCGCCGACGGCGCGACCGCCGCGGTGATCGACGCGTCCTTCACGGTGGAGCCGGGCCAGATCTTCGTCGTCATGGGCCTGTCCGGATCCGGCAAGTCCACGCTGCTGCGCATGCTCAACGGACTTCTGGAGCCGACCGCCGGACAGGTGCGCTTCGACGGCCAGGACCTGACCGCGCTCAGCGCCCGTGAACTGCGCGAGGTCCGCTCCAAGAAGATCAGCATGGTCTTCCAGCACTTCGCGCTCTTCCCGCACCGCAGCGTCCTGGAGAACGCCGCGTACGGCCTGGAGGTCCAGGGCGTGCCGAGCGCCGAGCGCAAGGAGCGCGCCACCAGGGCCCTGGAGCTGGCAGGACTCGCCGGCTGGGAGAAGTCCTGGCCCGACGAGCTGTCGGGCGGGATGCAGCAGCGTGTGGGTCTCGCCCGGGCGCTCGCCACCGACGCCGACCTGCTGCTGATGGACGAGTCCTTCAGCGCGCTCGACCCGCTGATCCGGCGCGACATGCAGGACCAGCTGATCGAACTCCAGAAGAAGCTCAAGAAGACCATCGTCTTCATCACGCACGACCTCAACGAGGCGATGCGCCTGGGCGACCGGATCGCCGTCATGCGCGACGGCCGCATCGTGCAGACCGGCAGTGCCGAGGACATCCTGGTGCGCCCCGCCAACGACTACGTCGCCTCCTTCACCCAGGACGTCGACCGCTCCCGCGTCCTGACCGCGGACGCCGTCATGGACACGGACGTCCGCGGCGACGAGGCGGACTGCGCCTGCGAGACCGCCACACCCGACACCTCCTTCGTGGACCTCTGCGCCATCAGCGCCCGCCTCACGCACCCCGTCGCGGTGCTCGACGAGCGGCGCGAACTCGTTGGTGTCGTCCCCCGGCAGCGCCTCGTCGCCTTCCTCGGCGACGAGCGGGAGACCCCCGCAGGCTGCGCCAGCCCTCGGAACGAGGCGGTGAAGGCCGGTGCCTAG